In a genomic window of Curtobacterium flaccumfaciens pv. betae:
- a CDS encoding sugar-binding protein codes for MRKKIVAGLSLALIAGLALSGCSARGSSDDAGSTSSIKKGDLIGVALPAKTSQNWVLAGAAFKKSIEDAGFKADIQYANAGNPVPDQQSQISGMITKGAKAVIIGAADGSQLTAQVKSAKDRGAVVIAWDRNILNTKNVDYYVAFNNFKVGQLQAEALLKGLEEKKGDKPYNVELFAGSPDDANATVFFNGAMDVLQPKIDDGTIKVVSGQTTFQKVVTQGWLAQKAQSRMTDLLSQYYTGDTELDGVLSPNDTLARAILTATKAAGKDNPVVTGQDSETASIPLIMQGTQYSTIFKDTSKEAQAAVDLVSTLSKGDKPDTKMDKTNNYNGKKTVPAIELTPVLVTKDNAVEAYKGNDTLEELAKKG; via the coding sequence ATGCGCAAGAAGATCGTCGCCGGCCTCAGCCTGGCGCTCATCGCGGGCCTCGCCCTCAGCGGCTGCTCGGCACGCGGCTCGTCCGACGACGCCGGCAGCACCAGCAGCATCAAGAAGGGCGACCTCATCGGCGTCGCCCTGCCGGCCAAGACCTCGCAGAACTGGGTCCTCGCGGGTGCCGCGTTCAAGAAGTCGATCGAGGACGCCGGCTTCAAGGCCGACATCCAGTACGCCAACGCCGGCAACCCGGTCCCCGACCAGCAGTCGCAGATCTCGGGCATGATCACCAAGGGCGCCAAGGCCGTCATCATCGGTGCCGCCGACGGTTCGCAGCTGACCGCGCAGGTCAAGTCCGCCAAGGACCGTGGCGCCGTCGTCATCGCTTGGGACCGCAACATCCTGAACACGAAGAACGTCGACTACTACGTGGCGTTCAACAACTTCAAGGTCGGCCAGCTCCAGGCCGAGGCGCTGCTCAAGGGCCTCGAGGAGAAGAAGGGCGACAAGCCGTACAACGTCGAGCTCTTCGCCGGTTCGCCGGACGACGCCAACGCGACCGTGTTCTTCAACGGTGCGATGGACGTCCTGCAGCCGAAGATCGACGACGGCACGATCAAGGTCGTCTCCGGTCAGACCACGTTCCAGAAGGTCGTCACGCAGGGCTGGCTCGCGCAGAAGGCCCAGTCGCGCATGACCGACCTGCTCTCGCAGTACTACACGGGTGACACCGAGCTCGACGGCGTCCTGTCGCCGAACGACACCCTCGCCCGTGCGATCCTCACCGCGACCAAGGCCGCCGGCAAGGACAACCCCGTCGTGACGGGCCAGGACTCGGAGACCGCGTCCATCCCGCTCATCATGCAGGGCACGCAGTACTCGACGATCTTCAAGGACACGTCGAAGGAGGCCCAGGCGGCCGTCGACCTCGTCTCCACGCTGTCGAAGGGCGACAAGCCCGACACGAAGATGGACAAGACGAACAACTACAACGGCAAGAAGACGGTCCCCGCGATCGAGCTCACGCCGGTCCTGGTCACCAAGGACAACGCCGTCGAGGCCTACAAGGGCAACGACACCCTCGAGGAGCTCGCCAAGAAGG
- a CDS encoding LacI family DNA-binding transcriptional regulator — MASSRTQQPRSPSIRDVARIAGVSHQTVSRVLNNSDAIRAETRDKVLAAMEQLQYRPNRAARALVTSRTHTIGVLTARRAHYGPAVALQAIEDAAMLRGYSVTTANIAEATDTAVREGLGHLLDLDVEGIVVIAPQQRVFDLIAELGIRTPYVTMRASVGEDPTALWVDQMEGARLATAHLLDLGHEYVRHIAGPQDWIEADARMQGFLREMSDRDMAVAPPILGDWTADFGYHAGRELLRWRDCTAIFCSNDQMALGVMHAARSYGLDVPGDLSVVGYDDIPEAKHFWPPLTTVQVDFAELGRRCVDLLLPSEGELLRPIDIVPQLVVRASTSAPRTR, encoded by the coding sequence ATGGCGTCATCGCGGACACAGCAACCGCGTTCGCCCAGCATCCGTGACGTCGCACGGATCGCGGGCGTCTCGCACCAGACCGTCTCGCGGGTGCTGAACAACTCGGATGCGATCCGGGCCGAGACACGCGACAAGGTCCTGGCGGCCATGGAGCAGCTGCAGTACCGGCCGAACCGGGCCGCACGCGCCCTGGTCACGAGCCGGACCCACACGATCGGCGTCCTGACGGCCCGCCGCGCCCACTACGGTCCCGCCGTGGCACTACAGGCGATCGAGGACGCCGCGATGCTCCGCGGCTACTCGGTCACGACGGCGAACATCGCCGAGGCGACCGACACCGCCGTGCGTGAGGGACTCGGGCACCTGCTCGACCTCGACGTCGAGGGCATCGTCGTCATCGCGCCCCAGCAGCGGGTCTTCGACCTGATCGCGGAGCTCGGCATCCGCACTCCCTACGTCACCATGCGCGCCAGCGTCGGCGAGGATCCGACGGCGCTGTGGGTGGACCAGATGGAGGGCGCACGACTCGCGACCGCGCATCTGCTCGACCTGGGGCACGAGTACGTCCGGCACATCGCCGGACCACAGGACTGGATCGAGGCCGACGCCCGCATGCAGGGGTTCCTGCGCGAGATGTCCGACCGCGACATGGCCGTCGCGCCACCGATCCTGGGCGACTGGACCGCCGACTTCGGCTACCACGCCGGCCGTGAGCTGCTGCGGTGGCGGGACTGCACCGCGATCTTCTGCTCGAACGACCAGATGGCGCTCGGGGTGATGCACGCGGCACGCTCGTACGGGCTCGACGTCCCGGGAGACCTGTCCGTGGTCGGCTACGACGACATCCCCGAGGCGAAGCACTTCTGGCCGCCGCTCACCACGGTGCAGGTCGACTTCGCCGAGCTCGGGCGTCGCTGCGTGGACCTGCTGCTGCCGAGTGAGGGCGAACTGCTCCGCCCGATCGACATCGTCCCGCAGCTGGTCGTGCGCGCCTCCACCAGCGCGCCGCGCACGCGCTGA
- a CDS encoding lycopene cyclase domain-containing protein, whose protein sequence is MPGVYLAGLVVSLVGMTVLDARFRLFFWRAPWRAAAVMLVGVAFFMVWDVAGVAAGIFFIGPQNLLTGVLLAPEVPLEELFFLLLLCYSTMDLVGFVRPLVQRATDRRRA, encoded by the coding sequence ATGCCCGGGGTCTACCTCGCCGGCCTGGTGGTGTCCCTGGTCGGCATGACCGTGCTGGACGCCCGCTTCCGGTTGTTCTTCTGGCGGGCACCGTGGCGGGCGGCTGCCGTGATGCTCGTCGGTGTCGCGTTCTTCATGGTGTGGGACGTCGCCGGTGTCGCTGCCGGCATCTTCTTCATCGGGCCGCAGAACCTGCTCACCGGGGTGCTCCTGGCGCCCGAGGTCCCGCTCGAGGAGCTCTTCTTCCTGCTGCTGCTCTGCTACTCGACGATGGACCTGGTCGGCTTCGTCCGGCCCCTGGTGCAGCGCGCGACCGATCGGCGGCGTGCGTGA
- a CDS encoding magnesium and cobalt transport protein CorA yields the protein MALIDNAIYVRGRRVESPSTLSRPARGDLTWIGLLRPDPHELEAVATEFDLHENAVEDARKGHQRAKLERYGDTLFLVLRPAWFDPSEGTVEFGEVHLFVGDHFVVSVRHAARPDLAVLRAQVEADPEFLAKGSEAVTAAVLNEVVDGYGPVVQVLQEQIDAVEDQLFAGQVDPGVSKRIYQLLSEVLAFQRATTPVPAMVTGLLRGADKYGVDDDVQHRLRNVHDHALRVTERVDSFRALLENALTLHATLVSQEQNEAMRRMTSASLAQGEESRQLARAAHRQGEEVKKISSWAAILFAPGLIAGVYGMNFDHMPELHWHYGYPVAILGMLLLMGVLWAIFRKRNWL from the coding sequence ATGGCATTGATCGACAACGCGATCTACGTCCGGGGACGCCGCGTGGAGTCTCCGTCGACCCTGTCGCGACCGGCTCGTGGCGACCTGACGTGGATCGGGCTGCTCCGGCCCGACCCGCACGAGCTCGAGGCCGTCGCCACCGAGTTCGACCTGCACGAGAACGCCGTCGAGGACGCCCGCAAGGGACACCAGCGCGCCAAGCTCGAGCGCTACGGCGACACCCTGTTCCTGGTGCTCCGGCCGGCCTGGTTCGACCCGTCCGAGGGCACCGTGGAGTTCGGCGAGGTGCACCTGTTCGTCGGCGACCACTTCGTCGTGAGCGTCCGGCACGCCGCCCGACCCGACCTGGCGGTGCTGCGGGCGCAGGTCGAGGCGGACCCGGAGTTCCTGGCGAAGGGGTCGGAGGCGGTGACCGCCGCTGTGCTCAACGAGGTCGTGGACGGCTACGGCCCCGTCGTCCAGGTGCTGCAGGAGCAGATCGACGCCGTCGAGGACCAGCTGTTCGCCGGGCAGGTCGACCCCGGGGTCTCGAAGCGCATCTACCAGCTACTCAGCGAGGTCCTGGCGTTCCAGCGCGCCACCACCCCGGTGCCGGCGATGGTCACGGGGCTGCTCCGCGGCGCCGACAAGTACGGCGTGGACGACGACGTGCAGCACCGACTCCGCAATGTGCACGACCACGCGCTCCGCGTCACCGAGCGCGTCGACTCGTTCCGCGCCCTGCTCGAGAACGCCCTGACCCTGCACGCCACCCTGGTGTCGCAGGAGCAGAACGAGGCGATGCGCCGGATGACCAGCGCGAGCCTGGCCCAGGGTGAGGAGAGCCGGCAACTCGCCCGGGCAGCACACCGCCAGGGCGAGGAGGTGAAGAAGATCTCGTCGTGGGCGGCGATCCTGTTCGCACCGGGCCTGATCGCCGGTGTGTACGGGATGAACTTCGACCACATGCCCGAGCTGCACTGGCACTACGGGTACCCGGTCGCGATCCTCGGCATGCTCCTGCTGATGGGCGTGCTCTGGGCGATCTTCCGCAAGCGCAACTGGCTCTGA
- the mmsB gene encoding multiple monosaccharide ABC transporter permease, with amino-acid sequence MNNLKLLFGKGNSIGQYGMIIALIVLLIFFSITTNGLILEPTNVINLFLQYSYILILALGMVMVIIAGHIDLSVGSVAAVVGIVVAQSMAVWDFPVWAAIILGLACGALIGAWQGFWVAFVKVPAFIVTLAGQLIFRGVNQIIGNSTSVPVPDAFTPIGAGFLGDFGPDFGFSNGTLLIGLVTILALIIIEARGRARRRKMQAEVPPLWVSIVRTGILVAVTLVATYLFGAGPVGTSVPIVAIILGILTIVYGFVTKNTIFGRQVYAVGGNANAAILSGVSARRVNFFVMMNMSVLAAIAGMVFVAYSGASGPADGTGWELDAIAAVFVGGAAVAGGVGTISGSIIGGLVMALLSNGLQLMGLESNQVQIIRGLVLLVAVAFDVYSKSQGRPSLIGGMMRQFQRKDTEQNTVAAQQPRSIEDQPDKITLP; translated from the coding sequence ATGAACAACCTGAAACTGCTCTTCGGCAAGGGCAACAGCATCGGCCAGTACGGCATGATCATCGCGCTCATCGTGCTGCTGATCTTCTTCTCGATCACGACGAACGGGCTCATCCTCGAGCCGACCAACGTCATCAACCTGTTCCTGCAGTACTCCTACATCCTGATCCTGGCGCTCGGCATGGTCATGGTCATCATCGCGGGGCACATCGACCTGTCGGTGGGGTCGGTCGCAGCGGTCGTCGGCATCGTCGTGGCGCAGTCCATGGCCGTGTGGGACTTCCCGGTGTGGGCCGCCATCATCCTGGGTCTCGCGTGCGGTGCCCTGATCGGTGCGTGGCAGGGCTTCTGGGTCGCGTTCGTGAAGGTCCCGGCCTTCATCGTGACGCTGGCCGGTCAGCTCATCTTCCGTGGTGTGAACCAGATCATCGGCAACTCGACGTCGGTCCCCGTCCCGGACGCCTTCACCCCGATCGGCGCCGGCTTCCTCGGTGACTTCGGCCCCGACTTCGGCTTCAGCAACGGCACGCTGCTCATCGGCCTCGTCACGATCCTCGCGCTCATCATCATCGAGGCCCGTGGCCGTGCCCGCCGTCGGAAGATGCAGGCCGAGGTCCCGCCGCTGTGGGTCTCGATCGTCCGCACCGGCATCCTGGTCGCCGTCACGCTCGTCGCCACGTACCTGTTCGGCGCCGGCCCGGTCGGCACCTCGGTCCCGATCGTCGCGATCATCCTCGGCATCCTGACCATCGTCTACGGCTTCGTCACGAAGAACACGATCTTCGGTCGCCAGGTCTACGCCGTCGGTGGCAACGCCAACGCAGCCATCCTGTCCGGCGTCTCGGCGCGGCGGGTCAACTTCTTCGTCATGATGAACATGTCGGTCCTCGCCGCGATCGCCGGCATGGTGTTCGTCGCCTACTCCGGCGCCTCGGGCCCCGCGGACGGCACCGGCTGGGAGCTCGACGCGATCGCCGCCGTGTTCGTCGGTGGAGCGGCGGTCGCCGGTGGTGTCGGCACGATCTCCGGCTCGATCATCGGTGGTCTCGTGATGGCGCTGCTGTCGAACGGTCTGCAGCTCATGGGCCTCGAGTCCAACCAGGTGCAGATCATCCGCGGCCTGGTCCTGCTCGTCGCCGTCGCCTTCGACGTCTACTCGAAGTCGCAGGGACGCCCGTCGCTGATCGGCGGCATGATGCGGCAGTTCCAGCGGAAGGACACCGAGCAGAACACGGTGGCCGCCCAGCAGCCGCGGTCCATCGAGGACCAGCCGGACAAGATCACTCTCCCCTAG
- the idi gene encoding isopentenyl-diphosphate Delta-isomerase, with the protein MNAFPESVVLLADDRTPIGTADKFTVHTAHTPLHLAFSCHVRNTDGDVLVTRRALSKKTWPGVWTNTFCGHPGPDESFEDAIARRASRELGITVRDVEVVLPEFRYRAVDASGIVENEVCPVFRAVTDDTPAPADDEVAEWAWVSEDSLRQAVAGAPFAWSPWLGWQLAELETAGLHVTR; encoded by the coding sequence ATGAACGCTTTCCCTGAATCCGTGGTGCTCCTGGCCGACGACCGTACCCCGATCGGCACGGCGGACAAGTTCACGGTGCACACAGCCCACACGCCCCTGCACCTGGCGTTCTCGTGCCACGTCCGGAACACCGACGGTGACGTCCTGGTGACCCGACGAGCACTGTCGAAGAAGACCTGGCCGGGGGTGTGGACGAACACCTTCTGCGGCCACCCCGGTCCGGACGAGTCCTTCGAGGACGCGATCGCCCGTCGGGCCTCCCGCGAGCTCGGCATCACCGTGCGCGACGTCGAGGTCGTGCTGCCGGAGTTCCGGTACCGCGCGGTCGACGCCTCGGGCATCGTGGAGAACGAGGTCTGCCCCGTCTTCCGCGCCGTGACCGACGACACCCCGGCGCCCGCGGACGACGAGGTCGCCGAGTGGGCATGGGTGTCCGAGGACTCTCTCAGGCAGGCCGTCGCCGGCGCGCCGTTCGCCTGGAGCCCGTGGCTCGGGTGGCAGCTCGCCGAGCTGGAGACCGCTGGGCTGCACGTCACGCGCTGA
- a CDS encoding phytoene/squalene synthase family protein, with translation MTHSTTTATGSRPARLQLYDATAEAASGVVIDRYSTSFGLASRMLGRDTREHIRNVYALVRVADEVVDGPATEAGLDRELARTVLDELEADTERAIALGFSVNPVVHAFARTARATGFGAELTAPFFASMRMDLDRTEHDDASFDAYVYGSAEVVGLMCLRAFVYRAGRPTFDQAELVAGARALGAAFQKVNFLRDLHADFEVLGRSYFPGVDIRSFDEATKDRLVADVQADLDHAARTIRLLPADARNAVALAHALFQELNDRLARTPASRLVTTRVRVPNPVKVRLAAQVLAGRAPLRSRVTTHRPGGSS, from the coding sequence GTGACCCACAGCACCACCACGGCGACCGGATCCCGTCCGGCTCGCCTCCAGCTCTACGACGCCACGGCCGAGGCCGCGTCGGGTGTCGTCATCGACCGGTACTCCACGTCGTTCGGCCTGGCGAGCCGGATGCTCGGCCGCGACACCCGCGAGCACATCCGGAACGTCTACGCGCTGGTCCGCGTCGCCGACGAGGTCGTCGACGGCCCCGCGACCGAGGCCGGGCTCGACCGCGAGCTCGCCCGCACGGTGCTCGACGAGCTCGAGGCCGACACCGAACGGGCCATCGCGCTCGGCTTCTCGGTGAACCCGGTCGTCCACGCCTTCGCTCGGACCGCCCGCGCCACCGGCTTCGGCGCCGAGCTCACCGCCCCGTTCTTCGCCTCGATGCGCATGGACCTCGACCGCACCGAGCACGACGACGCCTCGTTCGACGCGTACGTGTACGGCTCCGCCGAGGTCGTCGGCCTGATGTGCCTCCGCGCGTTCGTGTACCGGGCCGGTCGTCCGACGTTCGACCAGGCCGAACTCGTCGCCGGGGCGCGTGCGCTCGGCGCCGCGTTCCAGAAGGTGAACTTCCTGCGTGACCTGCACGCCGACTTCGAGGTGCTCGGTCGCTCGTACTTCCCGGGCGTCGACATCCGGTCCTTCGACGAGGCCACGAAGGACCGCCTGGTCGCCGACGTGCAGGCCGACCTCGACCACGCCGCACGGACGATCCGGCTGCTGCCGGCCGACGCCCGCAACGCGGTCGCACTCGCACACGCGCTGTTCCAGGAACTCAACGACCGACTCGCGCGCACGCCGGCGAGCCGCCTCGTCACGACGCGCGTGCGCGTCCCCAACCCGGTGAAGGTGCGCCTCGCGGCGCAGGTCCTCGCCGGACGCGCACCGCTCCGGTCGCGCGTCACCACCCACCGGCCGGGAGGCTCCTCATGA
- the mmsA gene encoding multiple monosaccharide ABC transporter ATP-binding protein produces the protein MRSITKEFPGVKALADVSLSVRAGEIHAICGENGAGKSTLMKVLSGVYPYGTYSGEIVYEGEEVRFSNIKQSEQAGIVIIHQELALIPELSITENLFLGNEPSRGGVINWTAAQLRAQDLLARVGLADDPDTQIKNLGVGKQQLVEIAKALHKDVKLLILDEPTAALNENDSQHLLDLIVGLKAKGIASIIISHKLNEIEQIADEITIIRDGKAIETLNVKADGVNEDRIIRGMVGRSLESRFPDRTPKIGETFFEVRNWTVQHPLDSSRLVCKASNFHVRRGEIVGFAGLMGAGRTELAMSLFGRSYGTWLDGQIIKDGREIKVTNVQQAIENGLGYVSEDRKALGLNLLDTVKRSTVAADLKKISKAGVVDSLEEYSVAEKYRKMLRTKVPSVEDNVGKLSGGNQQKVVLSKWMFTDPDILILDEPTRGIDVGAKFEIYGIIQQLAAEGKGIILISSELPELLGLSDRIYTIFEGQITADLPADQADPESLMRSMTSARKGATAS, from the coding sequence ATGCGCTCGATCACCAAGGAGTTCCCTGGTGTGAAGGCGCTGGCCGACGTCTCCCTCAGCGTCCGTGCCGGCGAGATCCACGCGATCTGCGGCGAGAACGGCGCCGGCAAGTCGACCCTGATGAAGGTCCTGTCGGGCGTCTACCCGTACGGCACCTACAGCGGCGAGATCGTCTACGAGGGCGAAGAAGTCCGCTTCTCGAACATCAAGCAGTCCGAGCAGGCCGGCATCGTCATCATCCACCAGGAGCTGGCGCTCATCCCGGAGCTCTCGATCACCGAGAACCTGTTCCTGGGCAACGAGCCGAGCCGCGGTGGCGTCATCAACTGGACCGCCGCGCAGCTGCGTGCGCAGGACCTGCTCGCCCGCGTCGGCCTGGCCGACGACCCGGACACGCAGATCAAGAACCTCGGTGTCGGCAAGCAGCAGCTCGTCGAGATCGCGAAGGCCCTGCACAAGGACGTCAAGCTCCTGATCCTCGACGAGCCGACCGCCGCGCTCAACGAGAACGACTCGCAGCACCTGCTCGACCTGATCGTCGGGCTGAAGGCCAAGGGCATCGCGAGCATCATCATCAGCCACAAGCTCAACGAGATCGAGCAGATCGCCGACGAGATCACGATCATCCGCGACGGCAAGGCCATCGAGACGCTCAACGTCAAGGCGGACGGCGTCAACGAGGACCGCATCATCCGCGGCATGGTCGGCCGCTCGCTCGAGTCGCGCTTCCCCGACCGCACCCCGAAGATCGGCGAGACCTTCTTCGAGGTCCGCAACTGGACCGTGCAGCACCCGCTCGACTCGTCGCGTCTGGTCTGCAAGGCCTCGAACTTCCACGTCCGCCGCGGTGAGATCGTCGGCTTCGCCGGCCTGATGGGCGCCGGACGCACCGAGCTCGCGATGAGCCTGTTCGGTCGCTCGTACGGCACCTGGCTCGACGGCCAGATCATCAAGGACGGCCGCGAGATCAAGGTCACGAACGTCCAGCAGGCGATCGAGAACGGCCTCGGCTACGTCTCCGAGGACCGCAAGGCGCTCGGCCTGAACCTGCTCGACACCGTGAAGCGCTCGACGGTCGCCGCCGACCTGAAGAAGATCTCGAAGGCCGGTGTCGTCGACTCGCTCGAGGAGTACTCGGTCGCCGAGAAGTACCGCAAGATGCTCCGCACGAAGGTGCCGAGCGTCGAGGACAACGTCGGCAAGCTGTCCGGTGGCAACCAGCAGAAGGTCGTCCTGTCCAAGTGGATGTTCACCGACCCGGACATCCTGATCCTCGACGAGCCCACCCGCGGCATCGACGTGGGCGCCAAGTTCGAGATCTACGGGATCATCCAGCAGCTCGCCGCCGAGGGGAAGGGCATCATCCTCATCTCGTCCGAGCTCCCCGAACTCCTCGGTCTCTCCGACCGGATCTACACCATCTTCGAGGGCCAGATCACCGCTGACCTCCCGGCCGACCAGGCCGATCCCGAATCGCTCATGCGCAGCATGACCTCCGCGCGGAAGGGCGCCACCGCCTCATGA
- a CDS encoding polyprenyl synthetase family protein — MSEEATTVPHIDLALVDDCLERFFAVSSARAERYGRPSEELWRVLRKASMGGKRFRPRMVMTAYAGMGGTDAHAAANVAAAYELLHTALVVHDDVIDRDWSRRGQPNVAGSFRDNGTTGGLPLPTAEHRGMSAAVIAGDLALAGAPRFIEAAGVDGTRRERLLELFDEAVFASAAGEMTDVDLALGVMPTVDEVLAMERAKTSVYSFEAPLQSGAVLAGADEEIVTALGAFGREIGIAYQIVDDLLGVFGDETMTGKTVLGDLREGKRTMLIAYAATTDCWPDLEPYLGDPDLTEARADEVRATLVSCGARGAAEERVADHTALARAELARLPYDLADRLEALVTELVERAR, encoded by the coding sequence ATGAGCGAGGAAGCGACCACCGTGCCGCACATCGACCTCGCGCTCGTCGACGACTGCCTCGAGCGCTTCTTCGCCGTGTCGTCGGCGCGCGCCGAGCGCTACGGCCGACCGTCGGAAGAACTGTGGCGCGTGCTCCGCAAGGCAAGCATGGGCGGCAAGCGCTTCCGGCCCCGCATGGTCATGACCGCGTACGCCGGAATGGGCGGCACCGACGCGCACGCCGCCGCCAACGTCGCAGCGGCGTACGAACTCCTGCACACCGCACTCGTGGTGCACGACGACGTCATCGACCGCGACTGGTCGCGCCGCGGGCAGCCGAACGTCGCCGGGTCGTTCCGCGACAACGGGACGACGGGTGGCCTACCGCTGCCGACCGCCGAGCACCGGGGGATGAGCGCCGCCGTGATCGCCGGTGACCTGGCGCTCGCCGGGGCACCCCGCTTCATCGAGGCCGCGGGCGTCGACGGCACCCGGCGCGAGCGACTGCTCGAACTGTTCGACGAGGCCGTGTTCGCGAGCGCTGCCGGTGAGATGACCGACGTCGACCTGGCACTCGGCGTGATGCCGACGGTGGACGAGGTCCTGGCGATGGAGCGGGCGAAGACGAGCGTGTACTCGTTCGAGGCTCCGCTGCAGTCCGGGGCCGTGCTGGCCGGCGCCGACGAGGAGATCGTCACCGCCCTCGGTGCCTTCGGTCGCGAGATCGGCATCGCGTACCAGATCGTCGACGACCTGCTCGGGGTCTTCGGCGACGAGACCATGACCGGCAAGACCGTGCTGGGCGACCTGCGCGAGGGCAAGCGCACGATGCTCATCGCCTACGCGGCGACCACGGACTGCTGGCCGGACCTCGAGCCGTACCTCGGCGACCCGGACCTGACCGAGGCCCGTGCGGACGAGGTCCGTGCGACCCTGGTCTCCTGCGGTGCGCGCGGCGCCGCGGAAGAACGCGTCGCCGACCACACCGCACTCGCCCGGGCCGAGCTCGCCCGGCTGCCGTACGACCTCGCCGACCGCCTGGAGGCCCTCGTGACCGAACTCGTGGAGCGCGCCCGGTGA
- the crtI gene encoding phytoene desaturase family protein, translating to MTPPRASRPTTVATTTRRKVPARRAVVIGGGISGLAAAALLARDGFSVTVLEQRTQLGGRAGSWEQDGFRFDTGPSWYLMPEVFDHFFQLLGTSAEAELDLVKLDPGYRVYSEGHDEPIDLRADAEANIALFESIEPGAGERMRKYLASAEDTYTMAVRRFLYTSFQDLTKLAAPDVLRRLPKLARLLLEPLSTFAETAVRDRRLWQILGYPAVFLGTSPYAAPSMYHLMSHLDLADGVLYPKGGITEVISAVERVARAEGAKIIAGAKVERIVVEDGVATGVVHRDRDGVQHTAPADLVVSAADMQHTEMQLLDREHRTHGADHWKKRDPGPSAVLVYLGIDGPTPGLLHHTLVFTADWKANFGAIFGDDRHVPDPASIYVCAPSETDPSVSPPGTSNLFILVPLPADLSIGKGGIDGAGDYQVEQIADRAIDVLAERAGVPDLRDRIRVRRTIGPRDFADDLNAWNGSMLGPAHTLKQSAFFREKNASKKVEGLYYVGASTIPGIGLPMCLISAEVLLKRIHGDRSTEPLPTPLGAQRDRTETA from the coding sequence ATGACCCCGCCCCGCGCCTCCCGACCGACGACGGTCGCCACCACCACCCGGCGCAAGGTGCCCGCACGCCGCGCCGTCGTCATCGGCGGCGGCATCAGCGGCCTGGCGGCCGCCGCGCTGCTCGCACGCGACGGCTTCTCGGTGACGGTGCTCGAGCAGCGCACGCAGCTCGGCGGCCGTGCCGGTTCGTGGGAGCAGGACGGGTTCCGGTTCGACACCGGGCCGTCGTGGTACCTCATGCCCGAGGTCTTCGACCACTTCTTCCAGCTGCTCGGGACGTCGGCCGAGGCCGAACTCGACCTGGTGAAGCTCGACCCCGGTTACCGCGTCTACAGCGAGGGCCACGACGAGCCGATCGACCTGCGGGCCGACGCCGAGGCCAACATCGCGCTGTTCGAGTCCATCGAGCCCGGTGCCGGCGAGCGGATGCGGAAGTACCTCGCGTCGGCCGAGGACACCTACACGATGGCAGTGCGCCGGTTCCTCTACACGAGCTTCCAGGACCTCACGAAGCTCGCCGCACCCGACGTCCTGCGTCGCCTGCCCAAGCTCGCGCGCCTGCTGCTCGAGCCGCTCTCCACGTTCGCCGAGACCGCGGTGCGCGACCGTCGCCTGTGGCAGATCCTCGGCTACCCGGCGGTGTTCCTCGGCACGAGCCCGTACGCGGCACCGAGCATGTACCACCTGATGAGCCACCTCGACCTCGCCGACGGCGTGCTCTACCCGAAGGGCGGCATCACCGAGGTGATCTCCGCCGTCGAGCGGGTCGCCCGGGCCGAGGGCGCGAAGATCATCGCCGGTGCGAAGGTCGAACGGATCGTCGTCGAGGACGGCGTCGCCACCGGGGTCGTCCACCGCGACCGCGACGGCGTGCAGCACACGGCCCCCGCCGACCTCGTGGTCAGCGCTGCCGACATGCAGCACACCGAGATGCAGCTGCTCGACCGCGAGCACCGCACCCACGGCGCCGACCACTGGAAGAAGCGCGACCCGGGCCCGAGCGCGGTGCTCGTGTACCTCGGCATCGACGGTCCGACGCCGGGCCTGCTGCACCACACCCTGGTGTTCACCGCGGACTGGAAGGCGAACTTCGGCGCTATCTTCGGGGACGACCGGCACGTGCCGGACCCCGCCTCGATCTACGTCTGCGCCCCCTCCGAGACCGACCCGAGCGTCTCCCCACCCGGCACCAGCAACCTGTTCATCCTGGTGCCCCTGCCCGCCGACCTGTCGATCGGCAAGGGCGGCATCGACGGTGCCGGTGACTACCAGGTCGAGCAGATCGCGGACCGTGCCATCGACGTGCTGGCCGAGCGCGCCGGGGTGCCGGACCTGCGCGACCGCATCCGGGTCCGACGCACGATCGGACCGCGCGACTTCGCCGACGACCTGAACGCCTGGAACGGCTCGATGCTCGGCCCGGCGCACACCCTGAAGCAGAGTGCGTTCTTCCGCGAGAAGAACGCGTCGAAGAAGGTCGAGGGGCTGTACTACGTCGGCGCTTCGACGATCCCGGGCATCGGTCTGCCGATGTGCCTGATCAGCGCCGAGGTCCTGCTCAAGCGCATCCACGGCGACCGGAGCACCGAGCCGCTGCCGACGCCCCTCGGGGCTCAGCGGGACCGGACCGAGACCGCCTGA